Proteins from a genomic interval of Streptomyces sp. NBC_00820:
- a CDS encoding DUF2752 domain-containing protein codes for MAEAVAPTGSLLRHPAVAPLAVLTAGVAGAAYLYGTDPHQPGHVLPGCPFRLVTGLLCPACGGTRMVYDLMHGHFAEAWLDNRALLLASPYALALLGCWAVEGLRGRRWRPRMSPRGQAAVLLLAVAWTVLRNVI; via the coding sequence GTGGCTGAAGCCGTGGCTCCCACCGGCTCCCTCCTCCGTCATCCGGCGGTGGCGCCCCTCGCGGTGCTCACCGCCGGCGTGGCGGGCGCCGCCTACCTCTACGGCACCGATCCGCACCAGCCCGGCCACGTCCTGCCCGGCTGCCCCTTCCGCCTGGTGACGGGCCTTCTCTGCCCGGCCTGCGGCGGCACCCGCATGGTGTACGACCTGATGCACGGCCACTTCGCCGAGGCATGGCTGGACAACCGGGCCCTGCTGCTGGCCTCGCCGTACGCGCTGGCCCTGCTGGGGTGCTGGGCGGTGGAGGGCCTGCGGGGGCGTCGCTGGCGGCCCCGGATGAGCCCCCGCGGCCAGGCGGCGGTGCTGCTGCTCGCGGTGGCGTGGACCGTACTGCGCAACGTCATCTGA
- a CDS encoding TM2 domain-containing protein, with the protein MSVPTPEAPFGVDPQGRPYSDKSKVVAGLLQIFLGGFGAGRFYVGNTGVALAQLFTCGGLGFWALIDGIIFLTSNDRTDSQGRVLRG; encoded by the coding sequence ATGAGCGTCCCCACCCCTGAGGCCCCCTTCGGCGTCGACCCGCAGGGCCGTCCGTACTCCGACAAGTCCAAGGTCGTCGCGGGTCTGCTGCAGATCTTCCTGGGCGGGTTCGGCGCCGGCCGCTTCTACGTCGGCAACACCGGTGTCGCGCTGGCCCAGCTCTTCACCTGCGGCGGCCTCGGCTTCTGGGCGCTGATCGACGGCATCATCTTCCTCACGAGCAACGACCGCACGGACAGCCAGGGCCGCGTGCTGCGCGGCTGA
- a CDS encoding FG-GAP and VCBS repeat-containing protein — MLTHKKLRLVLATVTAASLTGGLVVLAAQTATAATPAKYADDFNGDGYRDYASGWAGEVTVTYGTAAGPAGTSKTFSQNSAGIPGTSGDAGGYADGFGEQLANADFNRDGYADLAVADNSEKVGTKAGAGAVTILWGAKSGLGTKATRIPVTAHAGYGFGAALASGDFNGDGKADLAVADGVGTVYVYRGGFSQSGTTGKVTKHERPVAAGPLEPTALVAGKVDKDKATDLYVLGQGYKNDKMTQAAWFLHGGSTVTAGKLITYDTSSPDYSPAGVIADFDKNGYGDLAVSDTPYNRGAGSVVVLRGGTSGPTTSYRLSQATSGVAGTATAHDGFGSALSAADTNRDGYPDLAVGVPEKKVGSTKTAGGVHVLRGGAHGLTGTGSQWFTRATAGVPGSPTEYEMLGLHVRLRDIDRDGDADLLMSGDFYHPSVVLRAGTSGITTTGATETELDPGFPQ, encoded by the coding sequence TTGCTCACGCACAAGAAACTGCGGCTGGTTCTCGCGACGGTGACGGCCGCGTCACTGACCGGCGGGCTGGTCGTCCTGGCGGCTCAGACGGCCACCGCGGCCACGCCCGCCAAGTACGCCGACGACTTCAACGGGGACGGCTACCGGGACTACGCGTCCGGCTGGGCCGGCGAGGTCACGGTCACGTACGGCACGGCGGCGGGCCCCGCCGGCACGTCGAAGACGTTCAGCCAGAACAGCGCCGGCATACCCGGAACCTCCGGCGACGCCGGCGGGTACGCCGACGGGTTCGGCGAGCAGCTCGCGAACGCGGACTTCAACCGCGACGGTTACGCCGACCTCGCGGTTGCCGACAACAGCGAGAAGGTGGGCACGAAGGCCGGGGCGGGCGCGGTCACCATCCTGTGGGGCGCCAAGTCGGGCCTGGGCACCAAGGCTACGCGGATTCCCGTCACCGCCCATGCCGGCTACGGGTTCGGCGCGGCCCTCGCGAGCGGTGACTTCAACGGTGACGGAAAGGCCGACCTGGCCGTCGCCGACGGCGTGGGCACGGTCTACGTCTACCGGGGCGGCTTCTCCCAGTCCGGTACGACGGGCAAGGTGACCAAGCACGAACGTCCCGTCGCCGCCGGCCCGCTGGAGCCGACCGCCCTGGTCGCCGGAAAGGTCGACAAGGACAAGGCGACCGACCTGTACGTCCTCGGACAGGGCTACAAGAACGACAAGATGACCCAGGCGGCCTGGTTCCTGCACGGCGGCAGCACCGTCACGGCGGGCAAGCTCATCACGTACGACACCTCGTCGCCCGACTACAGCCCGGCCGGAGTCATCGCCGACTTCGACAAGAACGGCTACGGGGACCTCGCCGTCAGCGACACCCCGTACAACAGGGGCGCGGGCTCGGTCGTCGTCCTGCGCGGCGGCACCAGCGGCCCGACCACCTCCTACCGTCTGTCCCAGGCGACGTCGGGTGTGGCCGGCACCGCCACGGCGCACGACGGCTTCGGCTCCGCCCTCTCCGCAGCCGACACCAACCGCGACGGCTACCCGGACCTGGCGGTGGGCGTGCCCGAGAAGAAGGTCGGCTCCACCAAGACCGCGGGCGGCGTCCACGTCCTGCGGGGCGGGGCGCACGGTCTCACCGGGACCGGCTCGCAGTGGTTCACCCGCGCCACGGCGGGCGTGCCCGGCAGCCCCACCGAGTACGAGATGCTGGGCCTGCACGTCCGCCTGCGCGACATCGACCGCGACGGCGACGCGGACCTGCTGATGTCCGGTGACTTCTACCACCCGAGCGTGGTGCTCCGGGCGGGCACGTCCGGGATCACGACCACCGGCGCGACCGAGACCGAACTCGACCCCGGCTTCCCGCAGTAG
- a CDS encoding succinate dehydrogenase iron-sulfur subunit, translating into MATPVLDKVEAEAAASPYITVTIRIRRFNPEVSAEAHWEDFQLEMDPKERVLDGLNKIKWDLDGTLTYRRSCAHGICGSDAMRINGKNRLACKTLIKDVNPEKPITVEPIKGLTALKDLVVDMDPFFQAYRDVMPFLITKDTNEPTRERLQSAEDRERFDDTTKCILCAACTSSCPVFWNDGQYFGPAAIVNAHRFIFDSRDDAGEQRLEILNDKDGVWRCRTTFNCTDACPRGIEVTKAIQEVKRALITRRF; encoded by the coding sequence ATGGCTACCCCTGTTCTGGACAAGGTGGAGGCGGAGGCCGCGGCGTCCCCCTACATCACGGTCACGATCCGGATCCGCAGGTTCAACCCGGAGGTCTCTGCCGAGGCCCACTGGGAGGACTTCCAGCTGGAGATGGACCCCAAGGAGCGCGTCCTCGACGGGCTCAACAAGATCAAGTGGGACCTCGACGGCACGCTGACCTACCGCCGCTCCTGCGCCCACGGCATCTGCGGGTCCGACGCGATGCGGATCAACGGCAAGAACCGTCTGGCCTGCAAGACGCTGATCAAGGACGTCAACCCCGAGAAGCCCATCACGGTCGAGCCCATCAAGGGCCTCACCGCGCTGAAGGACCTCGTGGTCGACATGGACCCGTTCTTCCAGGCGTACCGCGACGTCATGCCCTTCCTCATCACGAAGGACACGAACGAGCCGACGCGCGAGCGTCTGCAGTCCGCCGAGGACCGCGAGCGCTTCGACGACACCACCAAGTGCATCCTGTGCGCCGCGTGCACGTCGTCCTGCCCGGTGTTCTGGAACGACGGCCAGTACTTCGGTCCGGCCGCGATCGTGAACGCCCACCGCTTCATCTTCGACAGCCGTGACGATGCGGGCGAGCAGCGCCTGGAGATCCTCAACGACAAGGACGGCGTGTGGCGTTGCCGCACGACCTTCAACTGCACGGACGCCTGCCCGCGCGGTATCGAGGTCACCAAGGCGATCCAGGAAGTCAAGCGCGCGCTGATCACGCGCCGCTTCTGA
- the sdhA gene encoding succinate dehydrogenase flavoprotein subunit, translated as MKIHKYDTVIVGAGGAGMRAAIESTKRSRTAVLTKLYPTRSHTGAAQGGMAAALANVEEDNWEWHTFDTVKGGDYLVDQDAAEILAKEAIDAVLDLEKMGLPFNRTPDGTIDQRRFGGHSRNHGEAPVRRSCYAADRTGHMILQTLYQNCVKEGVEFFNEFYVLDQLITEVDGVKTSAGVVAYELATGEIHVFQAKSVIYASGGTGKFFKVTSNAHTLTGDGQAACFRRGIPLEDMEFFQFHPTGIWRMGILLTEGARGEGGILRNKDGERFMEKYAPVMKDLASRDVVSRSIYTEIREGRGCGPEGDHVYLDLTHLPPEQLDAKLPDITEFARTYLGIEPYTDPIPIQPTAHYAMGGIPTNVEGEVLSDNTTVVPGLYAAGEVACVSVHGANRLGTNSLLDINVFGRRAGIAAADYAHTVDFVEMPENPADFVVGEIERLRNSTGTERVADIRRELQETMDANVMVFRTEQTIKTAVEKIAELRERYENVSIQDKGKRFNTDLLEAIELGNLLELAEVMAISALARKESRGGHYREDYPNRDDVNFMRHTMAYREVGDNGAETVRLDYKPVVQTRYQPMERKY; from the coding sequence ATGAAGATCCACAAGTACGACACCGTCATCGTCGGCGCCGGCGGCGCGGGCATGCGCGCGGCCATCGAGTCGACGAAGCGCAGCCGCACCGCCGTGCTGACCAAGCTCTACCCCACCCGCTCCCACACGGGCGCCGCGCAGGGCGGCATGGCCGCCGCGCTGGCCAACGTGGAAGAGGACAACTGGGAGTGGCACACCTTCGACACGGTCAAGGGTGGTGACTACCTGGTCGACCAGGACGCCGCCGAGATCCTGGCGAAGGAGGCCATCGACGCCGTCCTCGACCTGGAGAAGATGGGCCTTCCGTTCAACCGGACGCCCGACGGGACGATCGACCAGCGCCGCTTCGGCGGTCACTCCCGCAACCACGGCGAGGCCCCGGTCCGCCGGTCCTGCTACGCGGCCGACCGCACCGGCCACATGATCCTCCAGACGCTGTACCAGAACTGCGTCAAGGAGGGCGTGGAGTTCTTCAACGAGTTCTACGTCCTGGACCAGCTGATCACCGAGGTCGACGGCGTCAAGACGTCCGCCGGCGTGGTGGCGTACGAGCTGGCCACCGGTGAGATCCACGTCTTCCAGGCGAAGTCCGTGATCTACGCCTCCGGCGGCACGGGCAAGTTCTTCAAGGTGACCTCCAACGCGCACACCCTGACCGGTGACGGCCAGGCCGCGTGCTTCCGCCGGGGCATCCCGCTGGAGGACATGGAGTTCTTCCAGTTCCACCCGACCGGCATCTGGCGCATGGGCATCCTGCTGACGGAGGGCGCCCGTGGTGAGGGCGGCATCCTCCGCAACAAGGACGGCGAGCGCTTCATGGAGAAGTACGCGCCGGTCATGAAGGACCTCGCGTCCCGTGACGTCGTCTCCCGCTCCATCTACACGGAGATCCGTGAGGGCCGCGGCTGCGGTCCCGAGGGCGACCACGTCTACCTCGACCTCACGCACCTCCCGCCGGAGCAGCTGGACGCCAAGCTCCCGGACATCACCGAGTTCGCGCGCACCTACCTCGGTATCGAGCCGTACACGGACCCGATCCCGATCCAGCCCACCGCGCACTACGCAATGGGCGGCATCCCGACGAACGTCGAGGGTGAGGTCCTGTCGGACAACACCACCGTCGTCCCGGGTCTGTACGCGGCCGGCGAGGTCGCCTGTGTCTCCGTGCACGGCGCCAACCGCCTGGGCACCAACTCGCTGCTGGACATCAACGTGTTCGGCCGTCGCGCGGGCATCGCCGCCGCCGACTACGCCCACACGGTCGACTTCGTCGAGATGCCGGAGAACCCGGCCGACTTCGTCGTCGGGGAGATCGAGCGGCTGCGCAACTCCACCGGCACCGAGCGGGTCGCCGACATCCGCCGCGAGCTGCAGGAGACCATGGACGCCAACGTCATGGTCTTCCGCACCGAGCAGACGATCAAGACGGCCGTGGAGAAGATCGCCGAGCTGCGCGAGCGCTACGAGAACGTGTCGATCCAGGACAAGGGCAAGCGGTTCAACACGGACCTGCTGGAGGCCATCGAGCTGGGCAACCTGCTGGAGCTGGCCGAGGTCATGGCCATCTCCGCGCTGGCCCGCAAGGAGTCCCGCGGCGGTCACTACCGCGAGGACTACCCGAACCGCGACGACGTCAACTTCATGCGCCACACGATGGCGTACCGCGAGGTGGGCGACAACGGCGCGGAAACCGTCCGTCTCGACTACAAGCCGGTCGTCCAGACCCGCTACCAGCCGATGGAGCGTAAGTACTGA
- a CDS encoding succinate dehydrogenase hydrophobic membrane anchor subunit, giving the protein MSTTETTASGVGPVEEVVVYDVDNPAPLIEAPRKRTKKTPKSTRGNFEMAAWLFMRLSGIVLVVLVIGHLLIQLVLDGGVSKIGFAFVAGRWASPFWQVWDLLMLWLAMLHGANGLRTVINDYAERANTRLWLKALLYTATVFTILLGTLVIFTFDPNIR; this is encoded by the coding sequence ATGTCCACGACTGAAACCACCGCGTCCGGTGTCGGCCCCGTCGAGGAGGTCGTCGTCTACGACGTCGACAACCCGGCCCCGCTGATCGAGGCCCCGCGCAAGCGCACCAAGAAGACCCCGAAGTCGACGCGGGGCAACTTCGAGATGGCCGCCTGGCTGTTCATGCGCCTGTCCGGCATCGTGCTCGTCGTCCTCGTCATCGGCCACCTGCTGATCCAGCTCGTGCTGGACGGCGGCGTCTCCAAGATCGGCTTCGCCTTCGTGGCCGGCCGCTGGGCGTCCCCGTTCTGGCAGGTCTGGGACCTGCTGATGCTCTGGCTGGCCATGCTGCATGGTGCCAACGGCCTGCGCACGGTCATCAACGACTACGCGGAGCGCGCGAACACCCGGCTGTGGCTGAAGGCTCTGCTCTACACGGCCACGGTGTTCACCATCCTGCTGGGCACGCTGGTGATCTTCACCTTCGACCCGAACATCCGCTAG
- the sdhC gene encoding succinate dehydrogenase, cytochrome b556 subunit, producing MPAGTLYRGREGMWSWVAHRVTGVLIFFFLFVHVLDTALVRVSPEDYDKVVATYKTPIVALLEYGLVAAILFHALNGLRVIAVDFWSKGPRYQKQMLWTVVGVWVLLMIGALYPVLGHAARVLLGS from the coding sequence GTGCCGGCTGGAACGCTGTACCGCGGCCGGGAAGGCATGTGGTCCTGGGTGGCTCATCGAGTCACCGGCGTCCTCATCTTCTTCTTCCTGTTCGTACACGTGCTGGACACCGCTCTTGTCCGCGTGTCGCCCGAGGACTACGACAAGGTCGTAGCCACCTACAAGACGCCGATCGTCGCGCTGCTGGAGTACGGCCTCGTCGCCGCAATCCTCTTCCACGCGCTCAACGGCCTGCGTGTCATCGCCGTCGACTTCTGGTCGAAGGGCCCGCGCTACCAGAAGCAGATGCTCTGGACCGTCGTCGGCGTCTGGGTCCTGCTGATGATCGGGGCGCTCTACCCCGTTCTCGGCCACGCCGCTCGTGTTCTGCTCGGGAGCTGA
- a CDS encoding 2-oxo-4-hydroxy-4-carboxy-5-ureidoimidazoline decarboxylase, whose translation MTRGPTLPAHRLPPLPKPLDAFNTASAEEAHILLLRCLRNPRWSRRVAAHRPYPDLDSLLAAADEATYDLSPRDLSEALSGESLPDLPEDTYSAAHTALGAAQAAYEARFGHAFVLYLGDTHPDETLDRTLEAIRSRLANDPEEERVISAEELRRVASDRLRRLLLRGARPQESAIPPRGVTAHGPRTCAGQQDTPPQEPRSYPVRCQIDHTR comes from the coding sequence GTGACCCGAGGACCCACGCTGCCTGCGCACCGCCTGCCGCCTCTCCCCAAACCGCTCGACGCTTTCAACACCGCGTCCGCCGAAGAGGCCCACATCCTCCTTCTGCGTTGCCTGCGCAACCCGCGCTGGTCCCGCCGGGTCGCCGCCCACCGTCCCTATCCCGACCTGGACTCCCTCCTGGCCGCGGCGGACGAGGCGACGTACGACCTCTCGCCCCGCGACCTCTCCGAGGCCCTGTCCGGCGAATCCCTGCCCGACCTGCCCGAGGACACCTACTCGGCGGCCCACACGGCCCTGGGCGCGGCACAGGCGGCCTACGAGGCCCGGTTCGGGCACGCGTTCGTCCTCTACCTCGGCGACACCCACCCCGACGAGACCCTCGACCGCACCCTCGAAGCCATCCGGTCACGATTGGCGAACGATCCGGAGGAGGAGCGGGTCATATCGGCGGAGGAACTACGGCGCGTAGCGAGCGACCGGCTGAGGCGGCTGCTGCTCAGGGGCGCGCGGCCCCAGGAATCGGCCATTCCGCCACGGGGCGTGACCGCCCACGGCCCGCGCACGTGCGCCGGACAACAGGACACTCCACCGCAGGAGCCCCGGAGCTACCCCGTCCGGTGCCAAATTGATCACACAAGGTAG
- a CDS encoding beta-N-acetylhexosaminidase, whose protein sequence is MSQHRRRASAQQVKRKRGTVAAAVAGAVAVGVGVGVWASADGGGTASRASDGTVVGAPSQAPAPTCSRSSPLSRTPQVIPAVRSHTPAHGPGWKPQQGARVVVGDPRLADEGKLIAGELGLTYAGQRNDARSGDLRLVLGGKGGNPESYTMTVCEGRVDISAPADAGVFYGTRTLKQEVHGGGTAPEGVVRDEPAKPVRGFMLDIARKPFSESWIEDRIRELGDLKFNELGLHFSDDQAFRIESTTHPEIVSPVHLTKAQVRKIVDLAAARHITVVPEIDSPGHLGAVLAAHPDLQLRNVNGVPTRGAIDISKPASAKLVDDLLNEYTGLFTGRQWNLGGDEYQALTVSDPQASYPQLAAAARQKYGSGGTVSDLATGWLDDRAATVRAHDRTMRAWNDGFYRHTSVQPAKDLQVAYWTGKEIGARQPTEYLSAGRKVINYNDEYLYYVLGEPQTFVYPTGQRIYQQWTPRVVRGTTAVPAGYDGQILGGTFAVWCDFANAQTEAQVAAGIRMPLRATVQKLWDPGTPKLSWPAFKELANKLG, encoded by the coding sequence GTGAGTCAGCACAGGCGCCGGGCGTCGGCGCAGCAGGTCAAGCGGAAGCGGGGGACGGTCGCCGCCGCCGTCGCCGGTGCTGTGGCGGTCGGGGTGGGCGTCGGCGTGTGGGCGTCCGCGGACGGCGGCGGTACGGCGTCACGGGCGTCGGACGGCACTGTCGTCGGCGCGCCCAGTCAGGCCCCTGCCCCGACGTGCAGCCGGTCCTCCCCGTTGTCCCGGACGCCGCAGGTGATTCCCGCGGTGCGCTCCCACACCCCGGCGCACGGCCCCGGCTGGAAGCCGCAGCAGGGCGCCCGGGTGGTGGTCGGCGATCCGCGGCTGGCCGACGAGGGCAAGCTGATAGCGGGCGAGCTGGGGCTCACGTACGCCGGGCAGAGGAACGACGCCCGCTCGGGCGACCTCCGGCTCGTGCTCGGCGGCAAGGGCGGCAACCCGGAGTCGTACACCATGACCGTGTGCGAGGGGCGGGTCGACATCAGCGCCCCGGCCGACGCGGGCGTCTTCTACGGCACCCGCACCCTGAAGCAGGAGGTGCACGGCGGCGGTACGGCCCCGGAGGGGGTCGTGCGCGACGAACCGGCCAAGCCGGTGCGCGGGTTCATGCTGGACATCGCGCGCAAGCCCTTCTCCGAGTCGTGGATCGAGGACCGGATACGGGAGCTCGGCGACCTGAAGTTCAACGAGCTGGGGCTGCACTTCTCCGACGACCAGGCGTTCCGGATCGAGTCCACCACGCACCCGGAGATCGTCTCCCCGGTCCATCTGACCAAGGCGCAGGTGCGGAAGATCGTCGACCTGGCGGCGGCGCGGCACATCACCGTCGTGCCCGAGATCGACTCGCCGGGACACCTCGGCGCGGTGCTCGCCGCCCACCCCGACCTCCAGCTGCGCAATGTGAACGGGGTCCCCACCCGGGGCGCCATCGACATCTCCAAGCCGGCCTCCGCGAAGCTCGTCGACGACCTGCTGAACGAGTACACGGGCCTGTTCACCGGCAGGCAGTGGAACCTCGGCGGTGACGAGTACCAGGCGCTCACCGTCTCCGACCCGCAGGCCTCCTACCCGCAGCTCGCGGCCGCCGCCCGGCAGAAGTACGGCTCCGGCGGGACCGTCTCCGACCTGGCCACCGGCTGGCTCGACGACCGCGCCGCCACCGTGCGGGCCCACGACAGGACCATGCGGGCGTGGAACGACGGGTTCTACCGGCACACCTCCGTGCAGCCGGCCAAGGACCTCCAGGTCGCCTACTGGACCGGCAAGGAGATCGGCGCCCGGCAGCCGACGGAGTACCTGAGCGCGGGGCGCAAGGTCATCAACTACAACGACGAGTACCTCTACTACGTGCTCGGCGAGCCGCAGACCTTCGTGTACCCGACCGGGCAGCGGATCTACCAGCAGTGGACACCGCGCGTGGTGCGCGGCACGACCGCCGTGCCGGCCGGTTACGACGGGCAGATCCTCGGCGGCACCTTCGCCGTCTGGTGCGACTTCGCCAACGCGCAGACCGAGGCCCAGGTGGCCGCCGGCATCCGGATGCCGCTGCGGGCCACCGTGCAGAAGCTGTGGGACCCGGGGACGCCGAAGCTGTCCTGGCCCGCCTTCAAGGAGCTGGCGAACAAGCTGGGCTGA
- a CDS encoding peptidase inhibitor family I36 protein encodes MKLRIAATAAAVAAAAAIGIAAPANAATPAPQGKPAGAATAAASACAFPYLCLWYNSNEQGAYTLFFDAVPDFAGYSFDGAGAGQWQPVKNNAASATNWQTEIKARIYFNSNYGGVYDTIPESSSANLVKTYNENASFNWVN; translated from the coding sequence GTGAAGCTTCGCATTGCCGCCACCGCTGCCGCCGTGGCCGCCGCCGCTGCCATCGGTATCGCCGCCCCGGCCAACGCCGCCACCCCGGCTCCTCAGGGCAAGCCGGCCGGCGCCGCCACGGCAGCCGCCAGTGCCTGCGCGTTCCCCTACCTCTGCCTCTGGTACAACTCCAACGAGCAGGGCGCGTACACGCTGTTCTTCGACGCCGTGCCGGACTTCGCCGGCTACAGCTTCGACGGTGCCGGCGCGGGCCAGTGGCAGCCGGTCAAGAACAACGCCGCCTCCGCCACCAACTGGCAGACGGAGATCAAGGCGCGCATCTACTTCAACTCCAACTACGGCGGCGTGTACGACACCATCCCGGAGTCGAGCAGCGCCAACCTGGTCAAGACCTACAACGAGAACGCCTCGTTCAACTGGGTCAACTGA